In the genome of Monodelphis domestica isolate mMonDom1 chromosome 2, mMonDom1.pri, whole genome shotgun sequence, one region contains:
- the NHSL1 gene encoding NHS-like protein 1 isoform X4: MKKECASGSFRLKPNSGSLSRAVSWINFSSLSKQTKRLFRSDGELSICGQQVEDDDENWIYRTQHRKAVSNLDEESRWTVHYTAPWHQQENVFLPTTRPPCVEDLHRQAKLNLKSVLRECDKLRRDGYRSSQYYSQGPTFSKSSLACDTYKDEDEESDQKCSISSSEEEKLIATRRARTPTSNDLSDINTQTNWTKSLPLPTPEEKMRQQAQTVQTDVVPINVTATGTSQNDFRGHSMYVPDHYSTLGRLDNYRPAVQRSETRDSSCQTDEVKVVPPSMRRIRAQKGQGIAAQMSQFSVSSGNMSVMSDSAGVVFPPRFHSDVGFHSLPRPGTRLSLQPLESPQAVENPAEDLAGILAYQMGKLQVDENFEHARCISTPGTLSRPKSEELRHYESEKTSPACIVSPHAAYSTSLIANATISSSSEVIAIHTVQNTGQLDSRITSSSPYARMMKSRDNLATSSAIKDDHRSSSGNWSESSSTRHSQTSDTITSNVVMMASLCDSDASLNTPGNKENGSRNVAYNSRNNLNFLSHSQDSDGKSESSYSGDRAPGGTEPWEYKASGSERASPHKSHCITPGYSTPASNMSSSSLDQASVKEDANSLYSVDHDGYYTSMHMDSGIKSRNRCNSSDGFGNPRHSVINVFDGKAQKNQGDQLQNCDKSLPRNISLKKAKKPPLPPFRTDSLRRSPKKKTQPNGQVLNETLIATLQHSLQLNLQRKDSSSPSQSPCSDYEDPWLLRSRSQSTVSTSSSMVSATAPNVYSLCAVTPSQSDTSSVKSEYGDPWGYYIDYTGVQEDQGKSSGTGPPNAVTPLCDLATSHLQDGCRVPVPQVSSGLAKPKNASPEKSHRVTSPSSGYSSQSNTPTALTPVPVFLKSISPGNGKSKLKPKVPERKSSLISSVSISSSSTSLSSNTSTEGSVNMKKLDSAVSTPPIPPLSPASVHPLNHSPLPPPPPLADALELSTVQHSPIFPPPPPEVLASSFLPTDTCFPLPPASFSMPNSTAPLPPPPSSLFPSSVPPPAPPLDPKLMKEAWPSLKKCGQQDSSCAVLKPSLTKEETTKPPMPLITTKALQMVRLRPVNKPSETSGAQPGKPASETESQENNSVVPQDPLKPSSALKHRGSINGLDSSKAQNVPVKNTPPTPEKGSFWGWHSRTAELAALQRHGDAADPAPSSEASFSGTNAEEGGQVSGQDEESPSGLRTALLQEQPSSPKKTHGSSSPSRKPPPISKKPKLFLVVPPPHIDFTAEKTTKVNESVSSPARGEVVDVNGKEAQESFAAGPGSAETDFGSLVPGGGAVGSTFLAGVGADVYMVQPDVSPAQGAPKQEEPTTSDEGSRIESTEDSGGNVGSPPSREDGNIGVFEADMVCTSPGPCSSLKEDGGDEVTTPSRPRTTEDLFAAIHRSKRKVLGRKDSDDDHSRNHSPSPPVTPTGAAPSLASLKQAGSIQRSIRKSSTSSDNFKALLLKKGSRTDASSRMSAAEMLKNTDPRFHRSKSESSSDTPDSPSSCSPNKNRRAQEEWAKNEGLMPRSLSFSGTRYGRSRTPPSAASSRYSMRNRIQSSPMTVISEGEGEATEPTENRLHRTAGVGREKEMDGFTGNEMDTSDLPYSEECGSKGAQAPNHVDSTDKTASKTLSGQCRSSLREES, encoded by the exons tgTTCCATCTCTTCCTCAGAGGAAGAAAAACTCATTGCTACCAGGAGAGCCAGAACTCCCACTTCAAATGATTTATCTGATATCAACACGCAGACAAATTGGACCAAGTCACTTCCCCTGCCAACACCAGAGGAAAAGATGAGACAGCAAGCACAAACAGTCCAGACAGATGTGGTTCCTATTAATGTAACTG CTACTGGCACTAGCCAGAATGACTTCCGTGGTCACTCGATGTATGTCCCCGACCACTACTCCACACTAGGAAGGCTTGACAACTATCGACCCGCCGTTCAGCGTTCTGAAACCAGGGACTCTAGTTGTCAGACTGATGAAGTAAAAGTTGTGCCCCCTTCCATGAGAAGAATCAGGGCACAAAAGGGGCAAGGTATTGCTGCCCAGATGAGCCAGTTCTCCGTCTCATCAGGGAACATGTCAGTGATGAGCGATTCTGCAGGTGTTGTGTTTCCTCCACGCTTCCACAGTGATGTGGGTTTCCATAGCCTTCCTCGTCCTGGAACAAGGTTGTCCCTTCAACCTCTTGAGTCACCCCAGGCTGTTGAGAACCCTGCAGAGGACTTGGCTGGCATTCTCGCCTACCAGATGGGTAAGCTGCAAGTTGATGAAAACTTTGAGCATGCGAGATGTATCTCAACACCTGGGACATTATCGAGACCTAAATCAGAAGAGTTGAGACATTATGAAAGTGAAAAAACAAGCCCAGCCTGTATTGTTTCTCCTCATGCTGCCTACTCTACCAGCCTCATAGCAAatgccacaatttcttcatcATCAGAGGTTATTGCTATACACACAGTCCAGAATACTGGACAGCTGGACAGCAGAATCACCAGCTCATCCCCTTATGCCAGGATGATGAAGTCCAGAGACAATCTTGCCACCAGCAGTGCCATAAAAGATGATCATCGGTCTTCCAGTGGTAACTGGAGCGAGAGTAGCTCGACACGACACTCACAGACCTCAGACACCATTACCAGCAATGTAGTCATGATGGCGTCCCTCTGTGACTCCGATGCCTCTCTGAACACTCCAGGAAACAAGGAGAATGGGTCCCGAAATGTAGCCTACAACAGCAGAAACAACCTGAATTTCCTAAGCCATTCCCAAGACAGTGATGGTAAGAGTGAGTCCAGTTACTCAGGTGACAGAGCACCTGGGGGCACAGAGCCCTGGGAATATAAAGCATCAGGCAGTGAGAGGGCATCCCCACACAAGTCACATTGTATTACTCCTGGCTACTCCACTCCTGCTAGTAACATGAGCAGCAGTAGTTTAGACCAAGCCTCAGTCAAAGAGGATGCAAATTCTCTCTACTCAGTAGACCATGATGGCTACTACACTTCCATGCACATGGACTCTGGAATCAAATCAAGAAATCGGTGCAATAGCAGTGATGGCTTTGGGAACCCCAGGCACAGTGTGATTAATGTTTTTGATGGTAAAGCCCAGAAAAATCAAGGTGACCAGTTGCAAAACTGTGATAAATCTCTGCCACGAAACATCTCCTTAAAGAAAGCGAAGaaacctccccttccccctttcagaACAGATTCCCTTCGAAGGTCCCCCAAGAAAAAAACTCAACCCAATGGGCAGGTGCTAAATGAGACTCTGATTGCTACCCTCCAACATTCCCTACAACTGAATCTGCAGAGGAAAGATAGTAGTTCTCCTTCCCAGAGCCCCTGTAGCGATTACGAAGATCCATGGCTCCTCCGTTCCCGTAGCCAGAGCACAGTCAGCACGAGCAGCAGCATGGTGTCGGCCACAGCACCAAATGTGTATTCCCTTTGCGCGGTCACCCCATCTCAGAGCGACACAAGCAGCGTCAAATCAGAGTACGGAGATCCTTGGGGTTACTACATCGACTATACTGGCGTACAAGAAGATCAGGGGAAATCCAGTGGCACAGGTCCACCTAATGCTGTGACTCCATTGTGTGATCTTGCCACCAGCCATCTCCAGGATGGGTGCAGGGTGCCTGTCCCACAAGTGTCTAGTGGATTGGCCAAACCAAAGAACGCTTCCCCAGAGAAGTCTCACAGGGTCACTTCCCCATCTAGTGGCTATTCCAGCCAATCGAATACCCCCACAGCGCTTACTCCAGTGCCTGTGTTTTTAAAATCTATCTCACCAGGAAATGGGAAATCAAAGTTGAAGCCCAAAGTGCCTGAAAGAAAATCCTCCCTGATATCTTCAGTATCTATCTCTTCATCTTCAACTTCCCTTTCTTCCAATACTTCAACTGAAGGCAGTGTGAATATGAAGAAATTAGATTCAGCTGTAAGCACTCCTCccattcctcctctttccccagcATCTGTACATCCTCTTAatcactcccctctccctcctcctcctcctttagcAGATGCCTTGGAACTGTCCACTGTACAGCattctcccatttttcctcctccaccaccagaagtccttgcttcttcttttcttccaacGGATACATGCTTTCCTCTTCCCCCAGCATCCTTCAGTATGCCCAATTCAACTGCTCCCTTGCCACCTCCTCcttcatctctctttccctcttctgtgCCTCCACCTGCTCCACCTCTTGACCCTAAGTTGATGAAAGAAGCTTGGCCCTCTTTAAAAAAGTGTGGCCAACAGGATTCTTCTTGTGCTGTACTTAAACCGTCTCTCACCAAGGAAGAAACCACTAAACCACCAATGCCCCTAATAACCACTAAAGCATTACAGATGGTACGGTTGAGGCCTGTGAACAAGCCCTCAGAAACATCAGGAGCACAGCCAGGCAAACCAGCTTCTGAAACAGAATCTCAGGAAAATAATTCTGTGGTGCCACAGGATCCTTTAAaaccatcttctgccttgaaacacaGAGGGAGCATCAATGGACTAGACAGCAGCAAAGCCCAAAATGTCCCCGTTAAAAACACACCTCCAACTCCTGAGAAGGGCTCGTTTTGGGGTTGGCACAGCAGGACAGCTGAGCTTGCTGCTCTTCAAAGGCATGGGGATGCAGCTGATCCTGCACCATCCTCCGAAGCATCCTTTTCAGGAACAAATGCTGAGGAAGGAGGGCAGGTTTCTGGGCAGGACGAGGAATCTCCTTCTGGCCTCAGGACTGCATTGCTCCAGGAGCAGCCCAGCTCTCCAAAGAAGACACATGGCTCTTCTTCACCCAGCAGGAAACCACCTCCTATTTCAAAGAAACCCAAACTGTTCCTTGTCGTGCCACCTCCGCACATAGATTTCACAGCAGAGAAAACAACCAAAGTGAATGAAAGTGTCAGCAGCCCAGCCAGGGGAGAAGTGGTTGATGTGAATGGCAAAGAGGCTCAAGAGAGCTTTGCTGCAGGACCTGGTTCTGCCGAGACAGACTTTGGCAGCTTGGTACCAGGGGGTGGAGCTGTGGGATCCACCTTCCTTGCAGGAGTGGGAGCCGATGTCTATATGGTACAGCCTGATGTATCACCAGCTCAAGGAGCTCCCAAGCAGGAGGAGCCAACCACTTCAGATGAAGGCAGCAGGATAGAGAGCACTGAAGACAGTGGTGGTAACGTGGGCAGTCCCCCCTCTCGAGAGGATGGTAACA TTGGGGTATTTGAGGCTGACATGGTATGTACCTCTCCTGGACCATGCAGTAGCCTTAAGGAAGATGGGGGTGATGAGGTGACAACTCCAAGTAGACCCAGAACTACAGAAGACCTTTTTGCAGCTATCCACAG GTCTAAGAGGAAAGTCCTTGGCCGAAAGGATTCTGATGATGATCATTCCCGAAACCATTCTCCATCACCTCCAGTGACACCCACTGGGGCTGCCCCCAGCCTGGCTTCCCTTAAGCAAGCAGGATCCATCCAGAGAAGCATTCGTAAGAGTAGTACTAGCAGTGATAACTTCAAAGCTCTGCTGCTGAAAAAGGGGAGCCGGACAGATGCCAGCTCTCGAATGTCAGCGGCTGAGATGCTGAAGAATACAGACCCAAGGTTTCACAGATCCAAGTCGGAGTCCTCGTCAGACACCCCTGACAGCCCCTCAAGCTGTTCTCCAAACAAGAACAGGAGGGCCCAGGAGGAGTGGGCCAAGAATGAAGGCCTGATGCCAAGGAGTCTGTCCTTCTCTGGCACCAGGTATGGCCGGAGCCGGACACCGCCTTCTGCTGCAAGTAGCAGGTACAGCATGAGGAACCGAATTCAAAGCAGCCCCATGACTGTCATTtctgagggagaaggggaagcaaCAGAGCCCACAGAGAACAGACTCCATCGGACTGCAGGAgttggaagggaaaaagaaatggatggaTTTACTGGGAATGAAATGGACACTAGTGATCTGCCATATTCTGAAGAGTGTGGCTCCAAGGGAGCTCAGGCTCCTAACCATGTTGACTCCACAGATAAGACAGCTAGTAAGACTCTATCAGGACAATGTAGAAGTTCTTTAAGGGAAGAGAGTTAG
- the NHSL1 gene encoding NHS-like protein 1 isoform X3, translated as MKKECASGSFRLKPNSGSLSRAVSWINFSSLSKQTKRLFRSDGELSICGQQVEDDDENWIYRTQHRKAVSNLDEESRWTVHYTAPWHQQENVFLPTTRPPCVEDLHRQAKLNLKSVLRECDKLRRDGYRSSQYYSQGPTFSKSSLACDTYKDEDEESDQKCSISSSEEEKLIATRRARTPTSNDLSDINTQTNWTKSLPLPTPEEKMRQQAQTVQTDVVPINVTGENFDRQASLRRSLIYTDTVVRRPKKVKRRKTITGIPDIIQKELATGTSQNDFRGHSMYVPDHYSTLGRLDNYRPAVQRSETRDSSCQTDEVKVVPPSMRRIRAQKGQGIAAQMSQFSVSSGNMSVMSDSAGVVFPPRFHSDVGFHSLPRPGTRLSLQPLESPQAVENPAEDLAGILAYQMGKLQVDENFEHARCISTPGTLSRPKSEELRHYESEKTSPACIVSPHAAYSTSLIANATISSSSEVIAIHTVQNTGQLDSRITSSSPYARMMKSRDNLATSSAIKDDHRSSSGNWSESSSTRHSQTSDTITSNVVMMASLCDSDASLNTPGNKENGSRNVAYNSRNNLNFLSHSQDSDGKSESSYSGDRAPGGTEPWEYKASGSERASPHKSHCITPGYSTPASNMSSSSLDQASVKEDANSLYSVDHDGYYTSMHMDSGIKSRNRCNSSDGFGNPRHSVINVFDGKAQKNQGDQLQNCDKSLPRNISLKKAKKPPLPPFRTDSLRRSPKKKTQPNGQVLNETLIATLQHSLQLNLQRKDSSSPSQSPCSDYEDPWLLRSRSQSTVSTSSSMVSATAPNVYSLCAVTPSQSDTSSVKSEYGDPWGYYIDYTGVQEDQGKSSGTGPPNAVTPLCDLATSHLQDGCRVPVPQVSSGLAKPKNASPEKSHRVTSPSSGYSSQSNTPTALTPVPVFLKSISPGNGKSKLKPKVPERKSSLISSVSISSSSTSLSSNTSTEGSVNMKKLDSAVSTPPIPPLSPASVHPLNHSPLPPPPPLADALELSTVQHSPIFPPPPPEVLASSFLPTDTCFPLPPASFSMPNSTAPLPPPPSSLFPSSVPPPAPPLDPKLMKEAWPSLKKCGQQDSSCAVLKPSLTKEETTKPPMPLITTKALQMVRLRPVNKPSETSGAQPGKPASETESQENNSVVPQDPLKPSSALKHRGSINGLDSSKAQNVPVKNTPPTPEKGSFWGWHSRTAELAALQRHGDAADPAPSSEASFSGTNAEEGGQVSGQDEESPSGLRTALLQEQPSSPKKTHGSSSPSRKPPPISKKPKLFLVVPPPHIDFTAEKTTKVNESVSSPARGEVVDVNGKEAQESFAAGPGSAETDFGSLVPGGGAVGSTFLAGVGADVYMVQPDVSPAQGAPKQEEPTTSDEGSRIESTEDSGGNVGSPPSREDGNIGVFEADMVCTSPGPCSSLKEDGGDEVTTPSRPRTTEDLFAAIHRSKRKVLGRKDSDDDHSRNHSPSPPVTPTGAAPSLASLKQAGSIQRSIRKSSTSSDNFKALLLKKGSRTDASSRMSAAEMLKNTDPRFHRSKSESSSDTPDSPSSCSPNKNRRAQEEWAKNEGLMPRSLSFSGTRYGRSRTPPSAASSRYSMRNRIQSSPMTVISEGEGEATEPTENRLHRTAGVGREKEMDGFTGNEMDTSDLPYSEECGSKGAQAPNHVDSTDKTASKTLSGQCRSSLREES; from the exons tgTTCCATCTCTTCCTCAGAGGAAGAAAAACTCATTGCTACCAGGAGAGCCAGAACTCCCACTTCAAATGATTTATCTGATATCAACACGCAGACAAATTGGACCAAGTCACTTCCCCTGCCAACACCAGAGGAAAAGATGAGACAGCAAGCACAAACAGTCCAGACAGATGTGGTTCCTATTAATGTAACTG GGGAGAATTTCGACCGCCAAGCCAGCCTTCGGCGGTCTCTAATTTACACAGACACTGTTGTAAGACGGCCGAAGAAAGTCAAAAGGAGAAAGACTATTACAGGAATCCCTGACATCATACAAAAGGAGCTAG CTACTGGCACTAGCCAGAATGACTTCCGTGGTCACTCGATGTATGTCCCCGACCACTACTCCACACTAGGAAGGCTTGACAACTATCGACCCGCCGTTCAGCGTTCTGAAACCAGGGACTCTAGTTGTCAGACTGATGAAGTAAAAGTTGTGCCCCCTTCCATGAGAAGAATCAGGGCACAAAAGGGGCAAGGTATTGCTGCCCAGATGAGCCAGTTCTCCGTCTCATCAGGGAACATGTCAGTGATGAGCGATTCTGCAGGTGTTGTGTTTCCTCCACGCTTCCACAGTGATGTGGGTTTCCATAGCCTTCCTCGTCCTGGAACAAGGTTGTCCCTTCAACCTCTTGAGTCACCCCAGGCTGTTGAGAACCCTGCAGAGGACTTGGCTGGCATTCTCGCCTACCAGATGGGTAAGCTGCAAGTTGATGAAAACTTTGAGCATGCGAGATGTATCTCAACACCTGGGACATTATCGAGACCTAAATCAGAAGAGTTGAGACATTATGAAAGTGAAAAAACAAGCCCAGCCTGTATTGTTTCTCCTCATGCTGCCTACTCTACCAGCCTCATAGCAAatgccacaatttcttcatcATCAGAGGTTATTGCTATACACACAGTCCAGAATACTGGACAGCTGGACAGCAGAATCACCAGCTCATCCCCTTATGCCAGGATGATGAAGTCCAGAGACAATCTTGCCACCAGCAGTGCCATAAAAGATGATCATCGGTCTTCCAGTGGTAACTGGAGCGAGAGTAGCTCGACACGACACTCACAGACCTCAGACACCATTACCAGCAATGTAGTCATGATGGCGTCCCTCTGTGACTCCGATGCCTCTCTGAACACTCCAGGAAACAAGGAGAATGGGTCCCGAAATGTAGCCTACAACAGCAGAAACAACCTGAATTTCCTAAGCCATTCCCAAGACAGTGATGGTAAGAGTGAGTCCAGTTACTCAGGTGACAGAGCACCTGGGGGCACAGAGCCCTGGGAATATAAAGCATCAGGCAGTGAGAGGGCATCCCCACACAAGTCACATTGTATTACTCCTGGCTACTCCACTCCTGCTAGTAACATGAGCAGCAGTAGTTTAGACCAAGCCTCAGTCAAAGAGGATGCAAATTCTCTCTACTCAGTAGACCATGATGGCTACTACACTTCCATGCACATGGACTCTGGAATCAAATCAAGAAATCGGTGCAATAGCAGTGATGGCTTTGGGAACCCCAGGCACAGTGTGATTAATGTTTTTGATGGTAAAGCCCAGAAAAATCAAGGTGACCAGTTGCAAAACTGTGATAAATCTCTGCCACGAAACATCTCCTTAAAGAAAGCGAAGaaacctccccttccccctttcagaACAGATTCCCTTCGAAGGTCCCCCAAGAAAAAAACTCAACCCAATGGGCAGGTGCTAAATGAGACTCTGATTGCTACCCTCCAACATTCCCTACAACTGAATCTGCAGAGGAAAGATAGTAGTTCTCCTTCCCAGAGCCCCTGTAGCGATTACGAAGATCCATGGCTCCTCCGTTCCCGTAGCCAGAGCACAGTCAGCACGAGCAGCAGCATGGTGTCGGCCACAGCACCAAATGTGTATTCCCTTTGCGCGGTCACCCCATCTCAGAGCGACACAAGCAGCGTCAAATCAGAGTACGGAGATCCTTGGGGTTACTACATCGACTATACTGGCGTACAAGAAGATCAGGGGAAATCCAGTGGCACAGGTCCACCTAATGCTGTGACTCCATTGTGTGATCTTGCCACCAGCCATCTCCAGGATGGGTGCAGGGTGCCTGTCCCACAAGTGTCTAGTGGATTGGCCAAACCAAAGAACGCTTCCCCAGAGAAGTCTCACAGGGTCACTTCCCCATCTAGTGGCTATTCCAGCCAATCGAATACCCCCACAGCGCTTACTCCAGTGCCTGTGTTTTTAAAATCTATCTCACCAGGAAATGGGAAATCAAAGTTGAAGCCCAAAGTGCCTGAAAGAAAATCCTCCCTGATATCTTCAGTATCTATCTCTTCATCTTCAACTTCCCTTTCTTCCAATACTTCAACTGAAGGCAGTGTGAATATGAAGAAATTAGATTCAGCTGTAAGCACTCCTCccattcctcctctttccccagcATCTGTACATCCTCTTAatcactcccctctccctcctcctcctcctttagcAGATGCCTTGGAACTGTCCACTGTACAGCattctcccatttttcctcctccaccaccagaagtccttgcttcttcttttcttccaacGGATACATGCTTTCCTCTTCCCCCAGCATCCTTCAGTATGCCCAATTCAACTGCTCCCTTGCCACCTCCTCcttcatctctctttccctcttctgtgCCTCCACCTGCTCCACCTCTTGACCCTAAGTTGATGAAAGAAGCTTGGCCCTCTTTAAAAAAGTGTGGCCAACAGGATTCTTCTTGTGCTGTACTTAAACCGTCTCTCACCAAGGAAGAAACCACTAAACCACCAATGCCCCTAATAACCACTAAAGCATTACAGATGGTACGGTTGAGGCCTGTGAACAAGCCCTCAGAAACATCAGGAGCACAGCCAGGCAAACCAGCTTCTGAAACAGAATCTCAGGAAAATAATTCTGTGGTGCCACAGGATCCTTTAAaaccatcttctgccttgaaacacaGAGGGAGCATCAATGGACTAGACAGCAGCAAAGCCCAAAATGTCCCCGTTAAAAACACACCTCCAACTCCTGAGAAGGGCTCGTTTTGGGGTTGGCACAGCAGGACAGCTGAGCTTGCTGCTCTTCAAAGGCATGGGGATGCAGCTGATCCTGCACCATCCTCCGAAGCATCCTTTTCAGGAACAAATGCTGAGGAAGGAGGGCAGGTTTCTGGGCAGGACGAGGAATCTCCTTCTGGCCTCAGGACTGCATTGCTCCAGGAGCAGCCCAGCTCTCCAAAGAAGACACATGGCTCTTCTTCACCCAGCAGGAAACCACCTCCTATTTCAAAGAAACCCAAACTGTTCCTTGTCGTGCCACCTCCGCACATAGATTTCACAGCAGAGAAAACAACCAAAGTGAATGAAAGTGTCAGCAGCCCAGCCAGGGGAGAAGTGGTTGATGTGAATGGCAAAGAGGCTCAAGAGAGCTTTGCTGCAGGACCTGGTTCTGCCGAGACAGACTTTGGCAGCTTGGTACCAGGGGGTGGAGCTGTGGGATCCACCTTCCTTGCAGGAGTGGGAGCCGATGTCTATATGGTACAGCCTGATGTATCACCAGCTCAAGGAGCTCCCAAGCAGGAGGAGCCAACCACTTCAGATGAAGGCAGCAGGATAGAGAGCACTGAAGACAGTGGTGGTAACGTGGGCAGTCCCCCCTCTCGAGAGGATGGTAACA TTGGGGTATTTGAGGCTGACATGGTATGTACCTCTCCTGGACCATGCAGTAGCCTTAAGGAAGATGGGGGTGATGAGGTGACAACTCCAAGTAGACCCAGAACTACAGAAGACCTTTTTGCAGCTATCCACAG GTCTAAGAGGAAAGTCCTTGGCCGAAAGGATTCTGATGATGATCATTCCCGAAACCATTCTCCATCACCTCCAGTGACACCCACTGGGGCTGCCCCCAGCCTGGCTTCCCTTAAGCAAGCAGGATCCATCCAGAGAAGCATTCGTAAGAGTAGTACTAGCAGTGATAACTTCAAAGCTCTGCTGCTGAAAAAGGGGAGCCGGACAGATGCCAGCTCTCGAATGTCAGCGGCTGAGATGCTGAAGAATACAGACCCAAGGTTTCACAGATCCAAGTCGGAGTCCTCGTCAGACACCCCTGACAGCCCCTCAAGCTGTTCTCCAAACAAGAACAGGAGGGCCCAGGAGGAGTGGGCCAAGAATGAAGGCCTGATGCCAAGGAGTCTGTCCTTCTCTGGCACCAGGTATGGCCGGAGCCGGACACCGCCTTCTGCTGCAAGTAGCAGGTACAGCATGAGGAACCGAATTCAAAGCAGCCCCATGACTGTCATTtctgagggagaaggggaagcaaCAGAGCCCACAGAGAACAGACTCCATCGGACTGCAGGAgttggaagggaaaaagaaatggatggaTTTACTGGGAATGAAATGGACACTAGTGATCTGCCATATTCTGAAGAGTGTGGCTCCAAGGGAGCTCAGGCTCCTAACCATGTTGACTCCACAGATAAGACAGCTAGTAAGACTCTATCAGGACAATGTAGAAGTTCTTTAAGGGAAGAGAGTTAG